A single window of Methanoregula sp. DNA harbors:
- a CDS encoding small multi-drug export protein — MGTMNRLQVVRRLPYRAVALLIPFCVLSIHIAVMAATLPYNQFLTMIGLMAAYMLPPAGKETAIPVGIALGIPWWYMALSITMVDVEAGLFMGLNFDLAFKIPFLGPILVGLTDKTKQVIEHHRWISGLYFFSIVLMVMVPVFGSGGIRGTIAGKLLGMDTFLVFLGILVGALIGCFGIALGSEAILGHLCSNSLLPAEISAMVCNWI; from the coding sequence ATGGGTACCATGAACAGGCTGCAGGTAGTCCGGAGGTTGCCTTACCGGGCGGTTGCACTCCTCATCCCGTTCTGTGTCCTGTCAATTCATATCGCTGTTATGGCCGCTACGCTCCCTTACAACCAGTTCCTGACCATGATCGGGCTCATGGCCGCTTACATGCTGCCTCCTGCCGGAAAGGAGACCGCCATCCCCGTGGGGATCGCACTGGGCATCCCGTGGTGGTACATGGCACTATCCATTACGATGGTCGACGTTGAGGCCGGTCTTTTTATGGGGCTCAACTTCGACCTTGCATTTAAAATTCCGTTCCTTGGACCCATACTCGTCGGTCTCACAGACAAGACAAAACAGGTCATTGAACATCACCGCTGGATCAGCGGCCTGTATTTCTTTAGCATCGTGCTGATGGTGATGGTGCCGGTATTCGGGAGCGGCGGCATAAGGGGCACAATTGCGGGGAAACTCCTTGGCATGGATACTTTTCTGGTGTTTTTGGGGATTCTTGTGGGAGCACTGATCGGCTGTTTTGGGATCGCTCTCGGGTCAGAAGCAATTCTTGGCCACCTCTGCTCGAACAGCCTTTTGCCTGCAGAGATAAGCGCAATGGTCTGCAACTGGATATAG
- a CDS encoding energy-coupling factor transporter ATPase, translating into MIGLQEISYTYPHTVQEALHRISLFVPKGRCVMVTGPSGAGKTTLCLAAAGILQHEYGGKKEGRVFVEEKDVAGYVGLSELAKKIGIVFDDPEAQMIFTTVEEEILSALEHRGLDAAVIEERLAAIMNATYLDELRNRSPHNLSGGQKQRVALAATLALGNEILILDEPTSELDEHATRRITGILKTLKAQGKTILLVEHKYRHFRDMIDMLVVLENGRISAAGDPDIVLQEERIRRMIIPDFSGIRDTVQAGGAGAGEQSPPVVSVQNLSYLYGDIPALNGISLQIRAGEFVAIVGENGSGKTTLVKHFNNLLLPTGGDVVIRGMNTKQCSVGELARHVGLVFQNPDHMFFADTVKDEVEFGLKNLGRADGENLIDAALENVGLLHTKRLYPRWLSRGERQRLAIACVIAMQPEIIVLDEPTTGLDGNEARLVMEILKDLQRKKHTLIIITHNREMARSCADRIITMEKGTIISDTMAGVP; encoded by the coding sequence ATGATCGGGCTCCAAGAGATCAGCTACACCTATCCCCACACGGTGCAGGAAGCCCTGCACCGCATCTCGCTTTTCGTGCCAAAGGGCCGGTGCGTCATGGTTACCGGCCCGTCAGGTGCAGGCAAGACCACGCTCTGCCTTGCCGCAGCAGGTATCCTCCAGCATGAATACGGCGGTAAAAAAGAGGGCCGTGTCTTTGTGGAGGAAAAGGACGTCGCCGGCTATGTCGGCCTTTCCGAACTGGCAAAGAAGATCGGGATCGTCTTTGACGACCCCGAGGCGCAGATGATCTTCACAACCGTCGAAGAGGAGATCCTGTCTGCCCTTGAGCACCGGGGGCTGGATGCCGCAGTGATCGAGGAGCGCCTCGCCGCGATTATGAACGCGACGTACCTTGACGAGCTCAGGAACCGCTCCCCGCACAACCTCTCCGGAGGCCAGAAGCAGCGCGTTGCGCTTGCCGCAACCTTAGCGCTGGGAAACGAGATCCTGATCCTCGATGAGCCGACTTCGGAGCTTGATGAACACGCGACCCGGCGGATTACCGGAATCCTCAAAACCCTGAAAGCGCAGGGCAAGACCATCCTCCTTGTCGAACACAAGTACCGGCATTTCCGGGACATGATCGACATGCTTGTGGTGCTGGAGAACGGTCGCATCAGCGCGGCGGGTGACCCGGACATTGTCTTACAAGAAGAGCGGATACGCCGGATGATAATCCCGGATTTCTCCGGCATCCGGGATACGGTACAGGCAGGCGGTGCCGGTGCGGGAGAGCAGTCGCCCCCCGTTGTCAGTGTGCAGAACCTTTCCTACCTCTACGGTGACATTCCGGCGTTAAACGGCATCAGCCTGCAGATCCGTGCCGGCGAATTTGTCGCCATTGTCGGGGAGAATGGGTCAGGAAAGACGACGCTGGTCAAGCATTTCAATAACCTCCTGTTGCCCACGGGCGGTGATGTCGTGATAAGGGGGATGAATACGAAGCAGTGCTCAGTGGGAGAGCTCGCACGCCATGTCGGGCTGGTCTTCCAAAACCCCGACCATATGTTCTTTGCCGATACTGTCAAAGACGAGGTCGAATTCGGGCTCAAAAACCTCGGCCGGGCTGATGGAGAGAATCTCATCGATGCAGCGCTGGAGAACGTCGGACTCCTTCACACAAAACGCCTCTACCCCCGCTGGCTCTCGCGCGGTGAACGCCAGCGGCTTGCGATCGCGTGCGTGATCGCCATGCAGCCGGAGATCATTGTCCTTGACGAGCCGACGACCGGGCTTGACGGGAATGAGGCGCGTCTTGTGATGGAGATCTTAAAAGACCTGCAGAGAAAAAAGCATACCCTCATCATCATCACCCACAACCGGGAGATGGCCCGTTCCTGTGCGGACCGGATTATCACGATGGAGAAGGGGACGATCATCTCTGATACCATGGCAGGGGTGCCGTAA
- a CDS encoding universal stress protein gives MFEKVLLPTDFSGDAQKLLACLGDIPGLKEVILLHVVDATHPPKGGLTHDQQIENARILMAENKAFLENLGLTVQTKIDVIVSVITQGDVPLAILETAQNENVSLIMMGARGKNPIRSILLGSVSASVIHRATTNVLLMRYPPGKGTGEKSCARIFSRVLVPTDFSKPAGDAVALLQELPASGEVVLFHVVDKGESEKEIEGHVKAAQEKLERLRGEFVRAGFNAISRVHVGYAPDEIIATADIEDVSVIVMSPYGEGWVRDLKALFMGSTTGAVVRRAQRPVLIVKDKKTA, from the coding sequence ATGTTTGAAAAGGTGCTGCTGCCAACAGATTTTTCCGGGGATGCCCAAAAACTTCTTGCATGCCTGGGGGATATCCCGGGCTTAAAAGAGGTGATCCTTTTGCATGTCGTCGATGCAACGCATCCTCCAAAAGGAGGCCTTACTCACGACCAGCAGATTGAGAATGCCAGGATACTCATGGCAGAGAATAAGGCATTTCTTGAGAATCTCGGCCTGACCGTGCAGACAAAAATTGATGTTATTGTCAGCGTGATAACCCAGGGCGACGTCCCGCTTGCGATACTGGAAACTGCCCAAAATGAAAACGTCTCGCTGATTATGATGGGTGCACGGGGAAAAAACCCGATCCGGAGTATCCTGCTTGGCAGTGTTTCTGCAAGCGTTATACACCGGGCAACGACAAACGTCCTTCTTATGCGGTACCCCCCCGGCAAAGGTACCGGCGAAAAATCATGTGCGAGGATCTTTTCCAGGGTGCTTGTACCCACGGACTTTTCAAAACCTGCGGGGGATGCAGTCGCACTGTTACAGGAGCTGCCTGCTTCCGGCGAGGTTGTCCTGTTCCATGTGGTCGATAAAGGCGAATCAGAAAAGGAGATTGAGGGACACGTGAAAGCGGCACAAGAAAAACTGGAAAGACTCAGAGGGGAATTTGTGCGGGCGGGTTTCAATGCAATCTCACGCGTCCACGTGGGATACGCTCCCGACGAGATCATCGCCACGGCCGACATTGAGGATGTCTCCGTCATTGTCATGAGCCCGTACGGGGAAGGATGGGTACGGGATCTCAAGGCATTGTTCATGGGCAGCACCACCGGCGCGGTTGTGCGGAGGGCACAACGCCCCGTCCTCATTGTCAAAGACAAAAAAACGGCGTGA
- the eif1A gene encoding translation initiation factor eIF-1A → MSGFHKKNNEEPDLNAVSPDGTPTVRVRLPKKWNNEQFALAETMLGANHIRVRCIDGVTRMGRIKGKIKKRAWIREGDTIIVTPWSFQDAKCDIIYRYLKPQTDWLRKNRYI, encoded by the coding sequence ATGAGTGGTTTTCATAAAAAAAATAACGAAGAACCGGACCTTAATGCAGTAAGTCCTGACGGCACTCCCACCGTCCGCGTCCGGTTACCAAAAAAATGGAATAACGAACAGTTCGCCCTTGCCGAAACAATGCTCGGGGCAAATCACATCCGCGTCCGGTGTATCGACGGGGTTACCCGAATGGGCCGGATCAAGGGCAAGATCAAGAAACGGGCATGGATACGGGAAGGCGATACAATCATCGTCACCCCCTGGAGCTTTCAGGACGCGAAATGTGATATCATCTACCGTTATCTTAAGCCCCAGACGGACTGGCTGCGGAAAAACCGGTATATTTAA
- a CDS encoding AMP-binding protein, whose product MSNVSTLLDAKSVPSAKAALVCPSRNETYSYGRLRSEMNRIGLGLLNCGTKKGDRVCIYLDSSPEYLVSYFAIWRIGAVAVPANIVYRSKELLHTVNDAGASTIITSGEGAGVVGSIRTDAPTLSTIISAGGGCRDSVAWESFPEAPESMRAANCATTDLCQIQYTAGTTGTPKGAMLTHGNWMTALDAEREALRIRMDDVYLGIYPMGHVGISWGLSVLRAGGTYVMMERFDLGQYLALAEQERVTVLAGMPPVIHSLVHSQPGTERQLATARVIISGGGQLLPAVWEAFDRRYRIPVANSYGLSETIVIGSGTTTLPEFPHLTRGYQSVGVPVGYTEVKIVDTNDPGRELLHGENGEVALRGPSVAQGYWNMPEATAEVFLPDGWFLTGDIGHLDADGILYITDRKKDMIIMSGWKIYPTEVENVIIQHPGVADVAVFGVPDERKGEVPVAAVVQKHGQKLNETDLESYCREHLAGYKIPRRLMIVDALPRVHGWKLLRRTLREQFS is encoded by the coding sequence TTGTCCAATGTCAGCACCCTCCTTGATGCAAAGAGCGTCCCGTCTGCCAAGGCAGCACTGGTCTGCCCAAGCCGCAACGAGACCTACAGCTATGGCAGGCTCCGATCAGAGATGAACAGGATCGGGCTGGGGCTTTTAAACTGTGGCACAAAGAAAGGCGACCGGGTCTGCATCTACCTTGACAGTTCGCCCGAATACCTGGTCAGTTACTTTGCGATCTGGCGCATCGGTGCGGTGGCGGTGCCGGCCAATATCGTGTACCGCAGCAAGGAACTGCTGCACACGGTCAACGATGCAGGTGCATCCACGATTATCACCTCCGGGGAAGGTGCCGGCGTGGTCGGGAGTATCCGTACCGACGCCCCGACGCTCTCCACCATCATCAGTGCTGGGGGGGGATGCCGGGATTCGGTCGCATGGGAGTCGTTCCCGGAAGCACCGGAGAGCATGCGGGCGGCAAACTGCGCCACCACCGATCTCTGTCAAATCCAGTACACGGCCGGCACGACCGGGACGCCCAAGGGCGCGATGCTGACCCACGGAAACTGGATGACCGCACTGGATGCCGAGCGCGAGGCGCTCCGGATCAGGATGGACGATGTCTACCTTGGCATCTACCCGATGGGACACGTGGGAATTTCCTGGGGGCTCTCGGTCCTCCGGGCAGGGGGGACGTACGTCATGATGGAGCGCTTTGACCTCGGGCAGTACCTTGCGCTTGCGGAGCAGGAGCGGGTGACCGTGCTTGCGGGGATGCCGCCGGTCATCCACTCGCTTGTCCACAGCCAGCCCGGTACGGAACGGCAGCTGGCGACGGCCCGGGTGATCATCTCCGGCGGCGGGCAGCTGCTGCCCGCGGTCTGGGAGGCGTTTGACCGGCGCTACCGTATCCCGGTGGCGAACTCGTACGGGCTCTCGGAGACGATCGTAATCGGATCCGGCACGACCACGCTCCCGGAATTCCCGCACCTGACAAGAGGTTACCAGAGCGTCGGGGTTCCGGTCGGTTACACGGAAGTAAAGATCGTGGACACAAACGATCCCGGGCGGGAACTTCTGCATGGCGAGAACGGCGAGGTTGCGCTCCGTGGCCCCTCCGTCGCGCAGGGATACTGGAACATGCCGGAGGCCACTGCCGAGGTGTTCCTGCCCGACGGCTGGTTCCTGACCGGCGATATCGGGCACCTTGATGCCGACGGGATCCTCTACATCACCGACCGGAAAAAAGACATGATCATCATGTCCGGGTGGAAGATCTACCCGACCGAGGTCGAGAACGTGATCATCCAGCACCCGGGGGTTGCGGATGTGGCTGTCTTTGGCGTCCCGGACGAACGGAAAGGCGAGGTGCCGGTTGCCGCTGTCGTACAAAAACACGGCCAGAAACTGAACGAGACGGATCTCGAATCCTACTGCCGCGAGCACCTTGCCGGGTATAAAATTCCGCGGAGGCTGATGATCGTCGATGCATTGCCCCGGGTGCACGGGTGGAAGCTGCTCCGCCGCACCCTGCGGGAGCAGTTCTCCTGA